The Plantactinospora sp. KBS50 sequence GCTCATCGAGGCCTGCCTGGAGATGTACGACGGGCAGCTCGTGGTCGGCATCCAGGACCTCGGCGGCGCCGGCCTCACCTGCGCGCTCACCGAGACCGCAGCCGCCGCCGGCACGGGGATGCGGGTGTGGCTGGAACGGGTACCGCTGCGCGAGCCGTCGATGCGGCCGCACGAGATCCTGGCCAGCGAGTCGCAGGAGCGGATGCTGCTCATCGTCGCCCCCGACAAGCTGGACGAGGTGCTCGCGACCGCGGCCAAGTGGGGCGTGCCGGCCACCGCGATCGGCGAGGTCACCCCGCCCGCCGAGGACGGCACCCCGGGACGGCTGCTGATCACCTGGCACGACCTGTCCGTCGTCGACGTGCCGCCGGCGACGCTTGTGGACGACGGCCCGGTCTACGCGCGCCCGCTGCGCGAGCCGGCCGACCGGATCCTCTTCGACGCCGACCGCGCCGAGACGCTGCCGCGTCCGGCCAGCCCGGAGGCGCTGCGGGAAACCGTGCTGCGCATGATCGGCTCGTCGAACCTCTGCGACAAGACCTGGGTTACCGAGCAGTACGACCGGTACGTCCTCGGCAACACCGTGCTGGCCCAGCCCGAGGACGCGGGGGTGATCCGGATCGACGAGGAGAGCGGGCTGGGTGTGGCCCTCTCGCTCGACGGCAACGGGCGGTACACCCGGCTCGACCCGTACCAGGGCGCCCGGTTGGCGCTCGCCGAGGCGTACCGGAACGTGGCCGTGACCGGCGCCCGGCCGCTGGCCGTCACGAACTGCCTCAACTTCGGCTCGCCCGAGGAGCCGGCGGTGATGTGGCAGTTCGCGGAGGCGGTGCGCGGGCTCGCGGACGGCTGCGCCGAGCTGGGAATCCCGGTCACCGGCGGAAACGTCAGCTTCTACAACTCCACCGGGGCGGCGGCCATCCACCCCACGCCGGTGGTCGGCGTGCTGGGCGTGCTGGAGGACGTCGCGAACCGGCTCCGGATGGGCTTCGCCCGGACCGAGCACGCCGGTGACGAGCTGGTGTTCCTGCTCGGCGACACCCGCACCGAGCTGTCCGGCTCCGAGTGGGCCTCCGTCGTGCACGGCCACCTCGGCGGGCCGCCACCACAGGTGGACCTGGCCCGGGAACGCGCGCTGGCCGACCTGCTGGCCGAGGCGGCCCGGGTCGGGCACCTGCGGTCGGCGCACGACCTCTCCGACGGCGGGCTCGCGCAGGCGCTGGTCGAGGCGTGCCTGCGGTACGGCGTGGGCGCGCGGATCGCGCTGCCGGCCGAGTACGCCGACGGCTCCCTGCCGTTCGTCTACCTGTTCAGCGAGTCCACCGGCCGGGCACTGGTGACCGTGCCGCGCGGGCAGGACAAGGCGTTCACCGCGCTGTGCGCCGATTTCGGAGTGCCCTGGACCGCGCTGGGCGTCACCGACCCGGCCGCGCGGGCGCTGGAGATCCGGGATCAGTTCCGGATCGACCTGGACGAGCTGCGGGCCGCGTTCACCGGCACCCTGCCGGCGCTGTTCGGCGCCTCGGCGGAGGAGCCCCGGCCGGCCGGCACCGCGCCGAGCGGCATCGGCACGGCCGCCTCGGCCGAGCCCACGCCGGTGGCAGAGGTGGCGGCGGCCGAAACCGCAGCCGTTGCCGAGGCGGCGTCGGCGGTCGAGCCGGCCTCCCCGACGGAGCCGGCGGCCCAGGCGGCGTCCGGGGAGCCGCCCGCCGCCGACGGGCCGACGGCCGCCACCGACGAGCCGACGGCCGCACCGGTGGACGACCGGCTCACCGCCGAGGACGCCGACCCGGCAACAGATGTGGATGCCGGGACCGACGGGGACGTCGGCGCGGACGCCGGGACCGACGGGGACGTCGGCGCGGACGCCGGGACCGACGGGGACGCGCAAGCCCGCGCGGCCGGATCTGCCGGCGAGGATCGCGACGGCGGAGAGCAGCGGGACGCGCGTTGACCGTTCCGGTCTACGGGCAACCGGGGACCGGTGTCCGGTTCGACTGGGGACTGTCGGGCGCGGCGGAACTGGGCCGGGTCTGCTCGGTCCTGGTCATCGTGGACGTGCTCTCCTTCACCACCTCCGCCGAGGTGGCGGTCAGCCGGGGCATGCGGGTCCACCCGTTCCCGTGGGGAGCGCAGGCCGCCGACTACGCCGCCCGGGTCGGCGCGGTGGCGGCGGTCGGCAGGGGCGCGGCTGACCACGGGCATCCCTGGTCGCTGTCCCCGGCGGCGCTACGGTCGGCGCCTGTGGTGCCTGACCTGGTGCTGCCCTCGCCGAACGGCTCGGCGATCTGCTCCGCCGCCGCGTCCAGCGGCGTGCCGGTGGTCACCGCCTGTCTGCGCAACGCGGCCGCGGTCGGCCGCTGGCTGCTGGCCGAGGGGTACGGCTCGGCCGACCGGCCGGTCGGCGTGGTGGCGGCCGGCGAGCGGTGGACCGACGGCACGCTCCGGCCGTGCGTCGAGGACCAACTCGGCGCCGCGGCGGTACTGGACGGGCTCTCCACCGCCCCGGGAACGCTGTCGGTCGAGGCGGCCGTGGCTCTCGCGGTGCTCGGCGCCATCCCGAACATCCCGGCGGCGGTCCGGGGCTGTGTCTCCGGCCGGGAACTGCTGGAGCGGGGCTTCGGCGAGGACGTCGAGATCGCCGCCAGGG is a genomic window containing:
- a CDS encoding 2-phosphosulfolactate phosphatase yields the protein MTVPVYGQPGTGVRFDWGLSGAAELGRVCSVLVIVDVLSFTTSAEVAVSRGMRVHPFPWGAQAADYAARVGAVAAVGRGAADHGHPWSLSPAALRSAPVVPDLVLPSPNGSAICSAAASSGVPVVTACLRNAAAVGRWLLAEGYGSADRPVGVVAAGERWTDGTLRPCVEDQLGAAAVLDGLSTAPGTLSVEAAVALAVLGAIPNIPAAVRGCVSGRELLERGFGEDVEIAARVNISGTVTVLRNGVLTRAD